The Drosophila nasuta strain 15112-1781.00 chromosome 2R, ASM2355853v1, whole genome shotgun sequence genome segment ttaaaaaacaaacatgcgATTTCAATAAATGCTTTTCGTTTGGTTGCAGTTTCAATTGCGATTTCTTTGGAGTCAGAGCGGCAGAGATAATGACTATAAGGACACCATTTATCAAGTACCGATGATAACTTTTTATGAGTTTCTTGATAAATATTACATGAAAGTTATCTATGCGGATTGGGGCAGTTGTTCGAATTTTCCAAATATCGGGGACAAATTTGTTCCACCCTGGAACaaaactacatacatattttctaAATGTGATCCACAGGTCGTGAACTATCCAGATATATTACCTAGAGGCTATCATAAATTGGTGGGCAAAGTAATTGGGCAAGCTGAACTTGTTATTCATATTACTCTAAAATTGACACCCCGAAAAAATATGCTTGTATAAAGTGTTCCTTGAAAATACCTAcgataaatatatagaattttCAAAATCACATTTCTGGAGTTTATTTCAACCTGTGTTctgattaaaatttataattcaaattgagTCCTGTTCCAAAGTCCGATTTGCCTCGGAATGGTCCGCTCATGTGTCGCGATGCATTTGCTGTGGCATCCAAATTGAGGTTGCCGCTGGGCGACGACATCAGATTGACTTTGCCAGCTGCATTCATGGTTGTCATATTGTATTTCGGTATATGATTGACTCCCACAGATGCAGCATGGCCGCGACTAGAATTAATATTCAACCCACCTCCGAATTGGTCGAGATTTCGGGTATGAGTGTGCATAGCAGTTGCATTTATCTCTGCTTGCTTGTTGGAGAAAATATTCGCCTCGCCGCTGATTGTGGTTGAATGACTTTCCATTGCAATtggttgtggttgctgttgatgctgaaaCACCGATTAGTGATAGTATTCTGAGTGTCGCTAGTTCTCCGATCCGCTTTTTATACCCCGGCAGATGCATCACCGCAAACTCGGTACATTCCCGCCTATAGTTTGCGTTGAGTAATGGGTACATCACACGCTTGACACTCATTtagattaataaaatacataagaAAGTCCCCTCGATATATATGCTCTTTGCATATTATCTTTATGAGGCTGCATATGCACTTATATCCAGGAATTATaaaaaaactcaaaagaagcattttgataagaaacaagtaagaaagctacagccgagtgtactcgactgtgagatacccgctacccattttaaataaaagcaatatattttgcggtattattctcaaaatatacaaaatatactgcaaaaatggtaccgcattcaaaatataccttagacggcacaatataccagattgtcagccaaagcaactatgacccctagtaagtaggcgtttttgcccatacaaaagtatttcttcaaaaacttcgacaatttttatctgatcgctaTCCAAGTTCTAGACGATTTCCTTTATTGTTAAGCTGACGTCGAAATCAATGGGATAATAAGTTGTAACACAGATTATAACAAAACTTGCGACATATTCTTCATCACAttgaacttttatttaaattgccagcacaaacaaattatgtatttatacccgctacccatagggtagaagggtattataactttgcgccggcaggaaatgtatgtaacaggtagaaggagacatctacgaccctataaagtatatatattcttgatcagcatcaattgccgagacgatctagccatgtccgtttgtccgtctgtctgtctgtgtgtttgacagtctgtccgtccgtccgtatgaaacactggatctcagagactataagagatagagctataattttttcgacaacatttgttatgtttgcacgcagatcaagaatttaataataataactatggtatacgatcagataaaaattgtatgcgcaaaaacgcctacccactaggggtcttagttgctttggccgacaatctggtatatagtgcctctatggtatattttgaatgtggtattatatcgatataccaaatatactatttgttatattttgtagtattttcggtatattttgaaaataataacgcaatattttgcttttattcaaaatgggaagcgggtatctcatagccgagcacactcgactgtagctttctaacttgttttaacctaactttttatacccgctatccatagggtagaagggtattataactttgtgccggcaggaaatgtatgtaacaggtagaaggagacatctacgaccctataaagtatatatattcttgatcagcgtcaacagccgagacgatatagccatgtccgtctgtccgtctgtccgtatgaacacctagatctcaaagactataagagatagagctataattttttttcgacagcatttgttatgtttgcacgcagatcaaatttttgccacgtccactaaaatttggttgcgatcaaataattgtggatgttattaaagaaatagttttgtaaaggcaaaaacgcctacttactaggggtcttagttgctttggctgacaatctggtatattgtgccgtctatggtatattatgaatgcggtattatatcgatataccaaacatatcatttggtatatttttgtatttttgtagtatatttggtatattttgacaaaaataccgcaaaatatatttcttttattcaaaatgggtagcaggtatctcacagtcgagtacactcgactgtagctttattacttgttaaatacaaaatcaGTCTTCTTCGAtcctataaattatatatatttttaatcagcAAACGATATATAGACATGTCATAATCAGCGAGATTTGTTTACTATTGTCAGGTCTTCATTTGATtgaaaatatggtatattttgtgtgtatgGATACCGTggtagtatttatatataccaaatttacatttcagtatatttatatattttttcggtatattaattgagtatattttaataagaataGCGTCCTCATGTGCATTTATTGACACACTCTATCCTTCTTTCTTGTTATCTCTGCTACTGTTCAAAAGATCTGTTTCAACAAAATTGAGGATCATTGACTGCGTAAACAATCATTATTTTTCCAATGGAATTCATATAACAAGTAAATATACAAACTCAATTTATAggtgaaaataataaaaatatttgtatttagtgACATTATTTATGTAAAGCATTTTGATAAGAGAAAACATAATTTGTTGATGCtggcaatttaaattaaagttcaaTGATGATGGGTATATGTCGCATGTTTTGTTATAATCTATGGTACAACTTATTATCCCATTGATTTCGATGTCACcttaaaaataaaggaaatcGTCAGCGTTCCTTCGCCTTTAATCTCCAGGTGAAATTTATAGTATCCCAAAGGTAGAATATAGGGAAAACCATCGCCAGTCAAAGAAcattcattcaaaatgtaattcATCTTC includes the following:
- the LOC132785727 gene encoding attacin-A-like, with the protein product MESHSTTISGEANIFSNKQAEINATAMHTHTRNLDQFGGGLNINSSRGHAASVGVNHIPKYNMTTMNAAGKVNLMSSPSGNLNLDATANASRHMSGPFRGKSDFGTGLNLNYKF
- the LOC132785726 gene encoding uncharacterized protein LOC132785726 yields the protein MNFGLISYGILLYFLCFSARNDAVRNWDFEFLYIESTSSNEDLINASLKLEHTEIGKNSASGFIDWKFDADEHTMFQLRFLWSQSGRDNDYKDTIYQVPMITFYEFLDKYYMKVIYADWGSCSNFPNIGDKFVPPWNKTTYIFSKCDPQVVNYPDILPRGYHKLVGKVIGQAELVIHITLKLTPRKNMLV